In one window of Paraflavitalea soli DNA:
- a CDS encoding linear amide C-N hydrolase — translation MNRTGIDKISRLGGSLHLSISDATGDNAIFEYVHGKLVVHHDKSSLIMTNSP, via the coding sequence GTGAATAGAACAGGCATAGACAAGATTTCCCGTTTGGGGGGTAGCCTCCATCTTTCTATTTCGGATGCCACGGGCGACAATGCTATTTTCGAATATGTGCATGGCAAGTTGGTTGTCCATCATGACAAAAGCTCCCTGATAATGACCAACTCGCCGTAA
- a CDS encoding ATP-binding cassette domain-containing protein, translated as MADILLQLEQVAVQLGAQKVLENINLTIYKGQQWAVTGQSGSGKTVLAHTLAGRHFFSGHISASFDTPETFHQSIVVVEQQHRFKDLTNRSDFYYQQRFNSFDAEQTATVAQELANYITPANQATATQWISMLQIDSLLEEPLIQLSNGENKRLQLTIALLQEPKLLVLDNPFVGLDVNGRAILNTILEKISSSGITLLLITTPDQLPPCITHVATLQKGVLTQAVPAAQYQPPAPEKLSLPITAGLQALAGAPEADFMTAIRMADVTIQYEGKYILHHINWEVKRGEHWSVSGPNGAGKSTLLSLITGDNPQAYANEIYLFDKRRGSGESIWDIKKKIGYVSPEMHLYFDYTATCFQAIASGLFDTIGLFRTLNAEQEELVNQWMKVMQLDKKAHHGLSRLSAGEQRLTLLARALIKNPALLILDEPCQGLDAAHTELFRHLVDTICAQSSTTLVYVSHYRAEIPSCVNKFLALEKGKGTITV; from the coding sequence ATGGCGGATATTTTATTACAATTGGAACAGGTAGCTGTACAGCTCGGCGCACAAAAGGTTTTAGAAAATATTAATCTAACTATTTATAAAGGGCAGCAATGGGCCGTCACCGGTCAATCGGGCAGCGGCAAAACAGTGCTGGCACATACCCTGGCCGGCAGGCATTTCTTCAGCGGCCATATCAGCGCCTCTTTCGATACACCGGAAACATTTCACCAGTCTATTGTAGTGGTAGAACAACAACACCGGTTTAAAGACCTTACCAACCGCAGTGATTTCTATTACCAGCAACGCTTCAACTCCTTCGATGCAGAACAAACAGCCACCGTAGCACAGGAGCTGGCCAACTACATCACACCCGCCAACCAGGCAACAGCCACGCAATGGATATCCATGCTGCAGATCGACAGCCTGCTGGAAGAGCCATTGATACAACTTTCCAACGGAGAGAATAAAAGGCTACAACTCACCATTGCTTTATTACAGGAACCCAAACTGCTGGTGCTGGACAATCCCTTTGTTGGATTGGATGTAAACGGCCGGGCCATACTCAATACTATTCTTGAAAAGATCAGCAGTTCAGGTATCACCCTATTACTGATCACCACTCCCGATCAATTACCGCCCTGCATTACCCATGTAGCTACTTTACAAAAAGGCGTACTGACGCAGGCTGTTCCCGCAGCACAATACCAGCCGCCCGCCCCTGAAAAGCTGTCACTACCCATCACCGCTGGCTTACAGGCATTGGCCGGCGCGCCGGAAGCTGATTTTATGACCGCCATCCGAATGGCAGATGTAACCATACAATACGAAGGAAAATATATTCTTCACCATATAAACTGGGAAGTAAAGCGGGGTGAACATTGGAGTGTTTCAGGTCCTAATGGGGCGGGCAAGTCTACCCTATTGAGTCTCATTACCGGCGATAACCCACAGGCCTATGCCAATGAGATATACCTGTTTGACAAACGACGCGGCAGCGGGGAAAGCATTTGGGATATCAAGAAAAAGATAGGATACGTATCGCCTGAGATGCATCTTTACTTTGATTATACAGCCACCTGTTTTCAGGCCATTGCTTCCGGCTTATTTGATACGATTGGCCTGTTCCGCACGCTGAATGCAGAGCAGGAAGAGCTGGTCAATCAATGGATGAAGGTTATGCAGCTGGATAAAAAAGCGCATCATGGCTTATCAAGGTTATCAGCAGGCGAACAAAGACTCACGTTGCTGGCAAGGGCGCTGATCAAAAATCCAGCCCTGCTGATCCTGGATGAACCCTGCCAGGGGCTGGATGCTGCGCACACCGAACTATTCCGTCACCTGGTGGATACCATTTGCGCGCAATCCTCTACCACCCTGGTATATGTAAGTCATTACCGGGCAGAGATACCTTCTTGTGTCAATAAATTCCTGGCGCTGGAGAAAGGCAAAGGCACCATTACCGTGTGA
- a CDS encoding M43 family zinc metalloprotease, with the protein MLAANRSLLPTVFLLLVYCTGIAQQKQNVDRCATVELLQNNLERNPALKVNFERSVQEMRQAAALRLTQPQTALKEEAEPVYVPIVFHIVLQNPNLVSDAQIQAQLDTLNIDFAGLNSDSTKIPAAFKPLFGKAKIQFKMAQRTPNDEPTTGINRYVTTRASYAYTDNTLKYASSGGADAWDPARYLNIWVTNISGGILGYATFPQGSVAAEQGVVVLYSSLPGGSAAPYNKGRTLTHETGHYFFLYHIWGDDGGACSGSDDVNDTPNQTDKTGGCPSGVVTDACSPVAPGIMYQNYMDYTDDACMVMFTRQQATRMESAVATYRASLLTSNGADPVVLKNVNAALRSINAPVSRICNASFAPSITLRNLGLQTLTSANIYAAIDGGVPVRTQWTGSLASRATMNVTLNNLTAVAGKHTLKIYVADPNGTVDGELTNDTLATSFEYYPPVDPPLTEGFEGSTYPPQGWDILNPDSYLTWERVTGVAKTGNASVVMRNLQYEQNGPKDYLRLPLVNIGTADSAFLTFQVAAAVQTDPSTPGNVWDTLQVLVSTDCGNTYTSLYKKWGNSLITRKTATTQSFVPASTEWRKDSVDLTGYVGAGPIMLAFLNSSEYENNIYLDDINVYKVSINPNLRAKGVLVTPNPTSGAISVQFYPNPTNLKGIAIYNVAGQKVVERLVGNNNATTRYDFDLSAFANGLYSVRVVFTDRTVVQKVIKNK; encoded by the coding sequence ATGTTGGCCGCCAACCGATCCTTACTGCCTACCGTATTTTTATTGCTGGTTTATTGTACCGGCATTGCCCAGCAAAAGCAAAACGTTGACCGTTGCGCAACGGTAGAGCTGCTTCAAAATAACTTAGAACGCAATCCCGCTTTAAAAGTCAATTTTGAACGATCAGTCCAGGAAATGCGCCAGGCGGCAGCTTTGCGCCTCACCCAGCCTCAGACGGCCCTGAAAGAAGAGGCCGAGCCCGTTTATGTACCCATCGTATTTCATATTGTATTGCAAAATCCCAACCTGGTATCAGATGCCCAGATACAGGCACAGCTCGATACCCTCAATATTGACTTTGCCGGGCTGAATTCAGATTCTACCAAAATACCGGCCGCTTTCAAGCCCCTGTTTGGAAAAGCAAAGATCCAGTTCAAAATGGCCCAGCGCACGCCAAACGATGAGCCTACTACCGGCATCAACCGGTATGTAACCACCCGTGCTTCTTATGCTTATACCGATAATACCCTTAAATATGCCTCCTCCGGAGGTGCAGATGCCTGGGACCCTGCCCGCTATCTCAATATATGGGTTACCAATATCTCTGGCGGCATTCTGGGTTATGCCACTTTTCCCCAGGGAAGCGTAGCGGCCGAGCAAGGCGTGGTGGTATTGTACAGCAGTCTTCCGGGCGGCAGCGCTGCTCCTTATAATAAGGGCCGCACCCTTACCCATGAAACCGGTCACTACTTTTTCCTCTACCATATCTGGGGCGATGACGGCGGCGCCTGTTCCGGCTCAGATGATGTGAATGATACGCCCAACCAGACAGATAAGACGGGCGGTTGCCCCAGTGGCGTGGTGACCGACGCCTGTTCTCCGGTTGCTCCGGGCATTATGTACCAGAATTATATGGATTATACGGATGATGCCTGCATGGTGATGTTTACACGGCAGCAGGCCACCCGCATGGAAAGTGCTGTTGCCACCTACCGGGCTTCACTCCTTACTTCCAACGGCGCCGACCCCGTAGTGCTCAAAAATGTCAATGCTGCTCTGCGCAGCATCAACGCACCTGTTTCCCGTATTTGTAATGCCTCTTTTGCGCCGTCCATTACTTTGCGTAACCTCGGGTTGCAGACCCTCACCTCTGCTAATATTTATGCTGCTATAGATGGCGGCGTGCCCGTGCGCACCCAATGGACCGGCTCACTGGCCAGCCGCGCCACTATGAATGTGACCCTCAATAACCTTACTGCTGTGGCCGGCAAGCACACCCTTAAAATATATGTGGCCGATCCCAACGGTACCGTGGATGGCGAGCTTACCAACGATACGCTGGCAACTTCTTTTGAATATTATCCCCCGGTCGATCCACCCCTTACCGAGGGTTTTGAAGGCAGCACCTATCCTCCGCAAGGCTGGGATATACTGAACCCCGATAGCTACCTGACCTGGGAAAGAGTAACCGGCGTGGCCAAAACCGGCAATGCTTCCGTAGTGATGCGTAACCTGCAGTATGAACAGAATGGCCCTAAAGATTACCTGCGCCTGCCGCTGGTAAATATTGGTACCGCCGATTCTGCGTTCCTTACCTTCCAGGTAGCGGCGGCTGTACAAACCGATCCTTCCACTCCCGGCAATGTATGGGATACCTTGCAGGTGCTGGTCAGTACCGATTGTGGTAATACCTATACCAGTCTCTATAAAAAATGGGGCAATTCACTCATTACCCGCAAAACCGCTACCACCCAATCCTTTGTGCCTGCCTCTACAGAATGGCGCAAAGATTCTGTGGACCTTACAGGCTATGTAGGCGCCGGTCCCATTATGCTGGCATTTTTGAATAGTTCGGAATATGAGAACAATATCTACCTCGATGATATCAATGTCTATAAAGTTTCCATCAATCCCAACCTGAGGGCCAAAGGGGTGCTGGTAACTCCCAATCCCACCAGCGGGGCCATAAGCGTTCAATTTTACCCCAATCCAACCAACCTGAAGGGGATAGCTATTTACAACGTAGCTGGCCAGAAAGTAGTCGAAAGGCTCGTAGGTAATAACAACGCTACCACCCGGTATGATTTTGACCTGAGCGCCTTTGCCAATGGCCTGTATTCCGTGCGGGTGGTATTCACCGACCGGACAGTAGTGCAGAAAGTGATCAAAAACAAGTAA
- a CDS encoding carboxypeptidase-like regulatory domain-containing protein: protein MKSIKSRLVGLSIVAATAGLFAFQAVQTGSVKGTVSPADGGVRAWALSGTDTLKATIDKGAFEITGAKAGTYRVIIEAKPPYKNAAKDGVTVVDGQPTDIGEIKLEQ from the coding sequence ATGAAAAGCATCAAGTCAAGATTGGTGGGATTGAGCATTGTTGCCGCCACTGCAGGATTATTCGCCTTCCAGGCTGTTCAAACAGGTTCAGTGAAAGGTACTGTATCACCCGCTGATGGCGGTGTACGTGCATGGGCCCTGTCTGGCACGGATACGCTGAAAGCGACTATCGATAAAGGCGCATTTGAAATTACCGGTGCAAAAGCTGGTACTTATCGTGTGATCATTGAGGCAAAACCGCCTTATAAGAATGCAGCCAAAGATGGTGTAACAGTAGTAGACGGACAACCTACAGATATAGGCGAAATCAAACTGGAACAATAG
- a CDS encoding ABC transporter permease, with the protein MKEQRQHHPPSWAQRFVAWYCKPGLVEDLMGDLNECFERNVHSIGPRRAKLIYIIDAFKFFRSYTVRRPIFVNPFMKQIMIGSYVKTSGRNIMRNKVFSFINILGLAISMCVGLLLIAFLLDLRSYDRFHKNGDRIYRITNIMSSNNEQSGKFASTSIKTGKLIREKVTGIEAVTTMRNNFSGDAKVGDNILPIKGYWAEPSLFRVFTFPMAEGNPETALKDPYSVVLTETAARKLFGNQPALGKAIQIDTLTYQVTGIIKDVPFFSHISFEALVSLSTVEQANKSDRTFGAWTNMWSNSVYLLPTEHADMASIQSQLNAIAREENQAEENTKIQLELLPLYNIVVGESLRQSEGGPGFMGPHMPPVVLWILGGLAFVVILSACFNYTNLSIARAMRRIKEVGLRKTIGAGKGQVRLQFLAESVIISLAALLLSFLLFLLLRPLLINMAPEMQRLVKLDLTPIMIAAFIVFAVAVGVIAGFVPAIFFSKVKPIHALGNLSSVKMFKHLSLRRALVVIQYTITLIFITTTAIGYVQYKNILTFDLGFSTANILNINTQDNKPDVLLKELGELPEVTALSRSLITTGVGNAWGSTMKYKDSRDSVLVMTNHVDENYLPLHDYKLVAGGNFIARPTTAQATGEVIVNEQVLKRFNIGTGNPGKAIGEQIIMNGRKMTIVGVMKDFHYGTVENLIGPVAFTFWTPEDRAIISAKIQSADMPATLAKIESIWKKIDRVHPLEAAFYDQAIEDAYSEFSTMIKIIGFLSFLAISIASMGLFGMVVFTTETRLKEIGIRKVMGASIGNLIYLLSRGFLFLLSVSALIALPATYFFFKTIVLPNFPYHTSMQIPELFIGLLAVLLIALIMIGSQTLKAARNNPVTVLKRE; encoded by the coding sequence ATGAAGGAACAACGGCAACACCATCCACCCTCCTGGGCGCAGCGCTTTGTAGCATGGTATTGTAAGCCCGGGCTTGTAGAAGACCTTATGGGGGACCTCAACGAATGCTTTGAGCGGAACGTCCACTCCATCGGGCCACGCCGGGCAAAGCTTATCTACATCATTGATGCCTTCAAGTTCTTCAGAAGTTATACGGTACGAAGACCCATATTTGTCAACCCTTTTATGAAACAGATCATGATTGGAAGCTATGTCAAAACATCAGGGCGCAATATCATGCGCAACAAGGTATTCTCCTTCATCAATATCCTTGGCCTCGCCATCAGTATGTGTGTTGGGTTACTGCTGATCGCTTTTTTACTTGACCTGCGATCGTACGACAGGTTCCATAAAAATGGGGACCGGATCTATCGCATCACCAATATAATGAGCTCCAACAACGAGCAAAGCGGCAAGTTTGCGTCTACCTCCATAAAGACGGGAAAGCTTATCCGGGAGAAGGTGACGGGCATTGAAGCAGTGACTACCATGCGCAACAACTTTTCGGGCGATGCGAAGGTGGGCGATAATATTCTACCCATCAAGGGATACTGGGCAGAACCTTCGCTGTTCAGGGTATTTACCTTTCCGATGGCGGAAGGCAATCCGGAAACGGCGCTGAAAGATCCTTATTCAGTGGTGCTCACGGAGACAGCAGCCAGGAAGCTGTTTGGCAACCAACCTGCGCTCGGCAAGGCAATCCAGATCGATACACTGACATACCAGGTGACCGGTATAATAAAGGATGTCCCCTTCTTTTCGCACATCAGTTTCGAAGCGCTGGTATCCTTGTCAACGGTTGAACAAGCCAATAAAAGCGACAGGACTTTTGGGGCATGGACAAATATGTGGTCCAACTCGGTGTACCTCCTGCCCACTGAACATGCCGACATGGCATCAATCCAATCGCAGCTTAACGCTATTGCCAGGGAAGAAAACCAAGCCGAAGAAAATACTAAGATCCAACTGGAACTACTTCCTCTATACAACATCGTGGTTGGAGAGAGTCTCCGTCAATCCGAAGGCGGCCCTGGCTTTATGGGGCCGCATATGCCCCCTGTTGTACTATGGATACTCGGGGGACTGGCATTTGTGGTGATATTGTCTGCCTGTTTCAACTATACCAATCTTTCGATAGCGCGCGCTATGCGCCGCATTAAGGAGGTAGGTCTTCGGAAAACTATCGGCGCCGGAAAGGGCCAGGTGAGGTTACAATTCCTGGCAGAGTCGGTTATTATATCCCTGGCAGCTCTTCTTCTTTCATTCCTGCTGTTTCTTCTATTGCGGCCGTTGCTGATCAATATGGCGCCTGAGATGCAGCGCCTGGTAAAGCTCGATCTCACGCCAATTATGATTGCGGCTTTCATCGTCTTTGCAGTCGCAGTAGGTGTTATTGCAGGCTTTGTACCCGCTATCTTCTTCTCGAAAGTAAAACCGATCCATGCGTTGGGCAATCTTTCATCAGTAAAAATGTTCAAACACCTGTCGCTCAGGCGCGCCCTGGTGGTGATCCAATACACCATTACACTGATCTTTATTACAACGACTGCTATCGGCTATGTTCAGTATAAGAACATACTGACATTTGACCTGGGATTCAGCACGGCAAACATTCTGAACATCAATACGCAGGATAACAAACCGGACGTATTGCTCAAGGAACTTGGTGAGCTGCCGGAAGTAACTGCACTCTCCCGGTCGCTGATCACCACCGGCGTTGGGAACGCCTGGGGCAGCACTATGAAATACAAAGATTCACGGGATTCTGTGCTGGTTATGACTAACCACGTTGACGAAAACTATTTGCCGCTGCATGATTATAAACTTGTTGCCGGCGGGAATTTTATTGCCCGCCCCACCACTGCCCAGGCAACGGGTGAAGTGATCGTCAACGAACAGGTTTTAAAGCGATTCAATATAGGCACTGGCAACCCCGGGAAGGCTATCGGGGAGCAAATCATCATGAATGGACGTAAAATGACGATCGTTGGCGTAATGAAAGACTTTCATTATGGTACAGTGGAGAACCTCATCGGACCGGTAGCATTTACGTTCTGGACACCCGAAGACAGGGCCATTATCAGCGCCAAAATTCAAAGCGCCGATATGCCGGCAACGCTGGCAAAGATCGAGTCGATATGGAAGAAGATCGATCGTGTCCATCCATTGGAGGCAGCGTTCTATGACCAGGCAATAGAAGATGCTTACAGCGAATTTTCCACCATGATCAAGATCATCGGCTTCCTTTCGTTTTTGGCCATTTCTATTGCGTCGATGGGACTGTTTGGCATGGTAGTATTTACCACCGAAACAAGATTAAAGGAGATTGGCATACGAAAGGTTATGGGCGCCAGTATCGGCAACCTTATATACTTGCTGAGCCGTGGCTTTCTATTTCTACTGTCGGTATCGGCGCTTATTGCTCTTCCGGCAACCTACTTTTTCTTCAAAACCATTGTGCTCCCCAATTTCCCTTATCATACATCCATGCAGATCCCCGAGCTGTTCATTGGCTTACTGGCGGTCTTGTTGATCGCGCTGATCATGATCGGGTCGCAGACACTGAAGGCAGCGAGAAATAATCCGGTGACGGTCCTGAAGCGCGAATAA
- a CDS encoding alpha/beta hydrolase: MKSTLITLVLMSVGYFLCAQEKAIPLYGKDIPNSKKAPASYVQYTDTSGLIRNVTNPSITPFFPKKGTASGTAVIICPGGGYAVLASAEKSALVAKAFNQAGIAAFVLNYRLPSDEIMVDKTIGPLQDAQTALLLIRKRAAEWGLNPHKIGFVGISAGGHLATTAATHFDQPVIDNKEQIDLRPDFMVLVYSVILFDTAIESGTRENLIGAAAQPALLNQFSNEKHVTANTPPAFLVHAADDDVVPVKNSLVFYNALLAANVKASMHIFQSGGHGFGLDNPNNKDKWFDSCRNWLRENGF; the protein is encoded by the coding sequence TTGAAAAGTACCTTAATCACCCTGGTTTTAATGTCAGTAGGCTATTTTCTCTGTGCACAGGAAAAAGCGATCCCCTTGTACGGTAAGGATATTCCCAACTCCAAAAAAGCACCGGCAAGCTATGTGCAGTATACTGATACTTCGGGCCTCATCAGGAATGTGACTAATCCCAGCATCACTCCCTTTTTTCCAAAGAAAGGCACGGCTTCAGGCACGGCAGTTATTATCTGTCCGGGTGGTGGTTATGCCGTGCTGGCATCAGCCGAAAAAAGCGCGCTGGTAGCCAAAGCATTCAACCAGGCGGGCATAGCAGCCTTTGTACTCAACTATCGTTTGCCCAGCGATGAGATCATGGTCGATAAGACCATTGGTCCCTTACAGGATGCTCAAACTGCCCTGCTGCTCATTCGTAAAAGGGCTGCCGAATGGGGCCTCAACCCCCATAAAATAGGATTTGTAGGTATTTCCGCAGGTGGTCACCTGGCTACTACAGCTGCCACCCATTTCGATCAGCCGGTTATTGACAACAAAGAACAGATCGACCTGCGCCCCGATTTTATGGTGCTGGTGTATTCCGTCATTCTCTTTGACACCGCCATAGAAAGTGGCACCCGCGAAAACCTCATTGGTGCGGCAGCGCAACCTGCCCTCCTCAATCAGTTCAGCAATGAAAAACATGTGACCGCCAATACGCCGCCTGCCTTTTTAGTGCACGCTGCCGACGATGATGTGGTGCCAGTCAAAAACAGCCTGGTATTCTATAACGCCCTGCTGGCTGCCAACGTAAAGGCCAGCATGCACATTTTCCAGTCTGGCGGACATGGATTTGGTTTAGACAATCCCAACAACAAAGACAAATGGTTCGACTCCTGCAGAAATTGGTTGCGGGAGAACGGATTCTAA
- a CDS encoding aldo/keto reductase, with amino-acid sequence MTTISKIALGNNGPLVSKIGLGCMRMSAVWGGQANDENESIATIQMALDSGINFLNTGDFYGAGHNELLVGKAIKGRRDDAFISVKFGAIFYNGQWLGLDLRPVAIKNFINYSLVRLGIDTIDLYQPCRLDGSVPDEEVIGTVADLIKEGKVRYLGVSEITTDQLRKAHSIHPVTALEIGYSLADRQIEADLLPAAKELGIGVVAFANTAEGLLTGEMKVPLPANSYHNHFSRFQGDNLVKNLEKVELLKQMAKEKGYTPTQLAIAWVNAQGDHIMPLVSMSRRSRLPENMQAMEIRFTPEEMHRLNTHFAQGSILGGTYLQR; translated from the coding sequence ATGACAACAATATCAAAGATCGCTTTAGGCAATAATGGACCACTTGTGTCGAAGATCGGATTAGGCTGTATGCGCATGTCTGCTGTTTGGGGAGGCCAGGCAAACGATGAAAATGAAAGTATTGCTACTATTCAGATGGCCCTTGACAGCGGCATCAATTTTTTAAATACAGGAGATTTTTATGGCGCAGGGCATAATGAGCTACTGGTAGGCAAAGCTATCAAAGGCAGAAGGGACGATGCTTTTATCAGTGTCAAGTTTGGTGCGATCTTCTACAATGGTCAATGGCTGGGGTTGGACCTGCGCCCTGTAGCCATTAAGAACTTCATCAATTATTCCCTGGTTCGTTTAGGCATAGATACCATTGATCTGTATCAGCCTTGCAGGCTTGATGGCAGTGTTCCGGATGAAGAGGTGATTGGAACAGTGGCCGACCTCATCAAAGAAGGAAAAGTGCGTTACCTGGGCGTTTCTGAAATTACTACCGATCAACTGCGCAAAGCACATAGCATCCACCCCGTCACTGCTCTGGAAATTGGCTATTCATTGGCGGATCGCCAGATTGAAGCTGACCTGCTTCCTGCTGCAAAAGAACTGGGTATTGGCGTGGTGGCCTTTGCCAATACAGCCGAAGGGTTACTTACTGGAGAGATGAAGGTGCCGCTTCCTGCCAATAGCTACCATAATCACTTCTCCCGTTTTCAGGGCGACAACCTGGTAAAGAACCTGGAAAAGGTGGAGCTATTAAAGCAAATGGCAAAAGAAAAAGGATACACCCCTACGCAATTAGCGATTGCCTGGGTAAATGCACAAGGTGATCATATCATGCCATTGGTGAGCATGAGCCGGAGATCAAGGTTGCCGGAAAATATGCAGGCTATGGAAATCCGGTTCACACCCGAAGAAATGCATCGGCTTAACACTCATTTTGCACAAGGATCGATATTGGGAGGCACCTACCTGCAGCGGTAG
- a CDS encoding PadR family transcriptional regulator has translation MKGTNLGEFEELVLLTIAALGNEAYSVAICDELSDHTGRLVKLGVVHAVLNRLEEKGLVKSELGEATKARGGKRKRFYELTMQGKTALVNAKAMRDQLWARIPPLAWKKI, from the coding sequence ATGAAAGGGACCAACCTCGGAGAATTTGAAGAACTGGTGTTACTCACCATTGCCGCTTTGGGGAATGAAGCGTATAGCGTAGCGATATGCGACGAGCTCTCGGACCATACCGGTCGCTTAGTGAAACTAGGCGTAGTGCACGCGGTGCTCAACCGTCTCGAAGAGAAAGGACTTGTGAAAAGTGAGCTGGGCGAAGCAACCAAGGCACGTGGCGGTAAACGCAAAAGGTTCTATGAACTCACTATGCAAGGAAAGACAGCACTCGTCAATGCAAAGGCGATGCGCGATCAGCTGTGGGCCAGGATACCGCCACTTGCCTGGAAAAAAATATAG
- a CDS encoding dihydrofolate reductase family protein, which translates to MRKIRIFEHISLDGVIEHDGDYTYGAWTTPYRSPAGAKMLFEAYGPNFDLLLGRHTYDIFSGFWPNAGDFPMANAINAATKYIVTHRPDSLEWGPVKGLGGDIIGAIRDLKSTDGPDLIVVGSSTLTSLLLDQGLADEVVLITYPVLLGRGKRLLSDNIDARELAFVDSKATPTGLLINTYKHIGSLKK; encoded by the coding sequence ATGAGAAAGATCAGGATCTTCGAACACATATCGCTTGACGGTGTAATCGAACACGACGGAGACTATACTTATGGCGCCTGGACAACACCCTATCGAAGCCCCGCAGGAGCGAAAATGCTCTTTGAAGCATACGGACCCAATTTCGACCTGCTCCTTGGCCGCCACACCTACGATATATTTAGTGGCTTTTGGCCCAATGCCGGAGATTTCCCCATGGCAAACGCTATAAACGCTGCAACCAAATACATTGTGACCCACAGGCCCGACAGCTTGGAATGGGGACCTGTAAAGGGCCTGGGTGGAGATATTATAGGAGCGATCCGCGATCTCAAATCAACAGACGGCCCCGATCTGATTGTCGTGGGAAGTTCGACCTTAACATCCTTGTTGCTCGACCAGGGACTGGCTGATGAGGTGGTACTCATTACCTATCCGGTTTTGCTTGGCCGTGGTAAACGCTTATTGTCAGACAATATTGATGCCCGGGAATTGGCTTTTGTTGATTCGAAGGCAACGCCCACCGGTTTGCTCATCAACACTTATAAGCACATTGGATCGCTAAAAAAATAA
- a CDS encoding helix-turn-helix domain-containing protein, protein MTNPTEIIPGVLFYSYYSSMRKEKVAFMEHNTLILQVSGRFTLVTANQTVSMESGQMLLVQKNQLGEITKTPLEGGDYQTIVIMLKEDLIRKIALEEGIETGQKYTGPSNILIPGNDFLHAFFQSVLPYVRHPEHKITNTVGMLKVREAVYLLLNTMPELKAMLFDFSEPYKIDLEQFMLLNFHYNVPVEKFARLTGRSLAGFKREFQKIFGMAPRQWLLERRLAEARLLIEKKHKKPSAIYLDLGFESLSHFSHSFKKKFGKAPTEWAV, encoded by the coding sequence ATGACAAATCCAACCGAGATAATCCCGGGTGTCCTCTTTTATTCCTATTACTCCTCCATGAGAAAGGAAAAGGTCGCATTCATGGAGCATAATACGCTGATATTGCAGGTGTCGGGCCGGTTTACACTGGTAACGGCCAACCAGACTGTGTCCATGGAGAGTGGTCAGATGTTGCTGGTGCAGAAAAATCAATTAGGAGAAATTACCAAGACCCCATTGGAAGGAGGGGACTATCAAACCATTGTCATCATGCTGAAAGAAGACCTGATCAGGAAGATCGCGCTGGAGGAGGGGATAGAGACAGGACAAAAATATACGGGTCCTTCCAATATACTGATTCCCGGAAACGATTTCCTGCATGCCTTCTTTCAGTCTGTACTTCCTTATGTCCGGCACCCGGAGCATAAGATAACCAATACCGTGGGTATGTTAAAGGTAAGAGAAGCTGTATACCTGCTCCTCAATACCATGCCCGAACTCAAGGCCATGTTGTTCGATTTTTCAGAACCCTATAAGATAGACCTGGAACAATTCATGCTGCTTAACTTTCATTACAATGTGCCTGTTGAAAAGTTTGCACGGCTCACCGGGAGAAGCCTCGCAGGATTCAAGCGTGAGTTTCAAAAAATATTCGGGATGGCGCCCCGGCAATGGTTACTGGAAAGGCGACTGGCGGAAGCCCGCCTGCTGATAGAAAAGAAGCATAAGAAGCCATCTGCCATTTACCTCGACCTGGGTTTTGAAAGCCTCTCTCATTTCTCCCATTCATTCAAAAAGAAATTCGGTAAGGCCCCCACTGAATGGGCAGTATAA